One stretch of Streptomyces sp. NBC_00443 DNA includes these proteins:
- a CDS encoding PucR family transcriptional regulator yields MTERDIPEHYVEGCAQILAEVSATGRRLTREEVTSRQELGELAADAGHGLRALVSAHLTAARAAWPTAPGTADSALAALHHVIDAFSEGYERAQRHAVRQEEAARREFIDDLLYGRSDLGRLAERAERFGLRLSHAHAVAVAQGPTAYDEGDKVPQQVERALISRFGDRSILLTTKDGRMLCIAPGHQDEVLAYFAKQAHAATEGGQVAIGRAQPGAGGVVHSYEEALNALELAERLELEDPVLRAADLLVYPVLTRDRQAMADLVLNSLGPLTAARGGAGPLLGTLTAYFDSGCVAAEAARRLSLSVRALTYRLERIHKLTGANPADPAHRYILQTAVIGARLLDWPNEEL; encoded by the coding sequence ATGACGGAACGGGACATTCCCGAGCACTATGTGGAGGGCTGTGCCCAGATTCTGGCCGAGGTCTCGGCCACGGGGCGGCGCCTCACTAGGGAGGAAGTCACTTCCCGCCAGGAGCTCGGTGAGCTGGCCGCGGACGCCGGTCACGGACTGCGCGCCCTCGTCAGCGCCCATCTGACCGCCGCCCGCGCGGCATGGCCGACCGCTCCCGGCACGGCCGACAGCGCCTTGGCCGCCCTGCACCACGTCATAGACGCCTTCTCCGAGGGCTACGAACGCGCCCAACGCCACGCCGTGCGCCAAGAGGAGGCCGCTCGCCGGGAGTTCATCGACGACCTCCTCTACGGACGCAGCGACCTGGGCCGTCTCGCCGAACGCGCCGAACGCTTCGGCCTGCGCCTCTCACACGCCCACGCCGTGGCCGTCGCCCAGGGTCCCACCGCCTACGACGAAGGCGACAAGGTTCCCCAACAGGTGGAACGCGCGCTCATCTCCCGCTTCGGCGACCGCAGCATCCTGCTCACCACCAAGGACGGCCGCATGCTGTGCATCGCCCCCGGCCACCAGGACGAGGTCCTCGCGTATTTCGCCAAGCAGGCCCACGCGGCCACGGAAGGCGGCCAGGTCGCCATCGGCCGCGCACAGCCCGGCGCCGGCGGAGTCGTCCACTCGTACGAAGAGGCGCTCAACGCCTTGGAACTGGCCGAACGTCTGGAGCTGGAGGACCCGGTCCTGCGCGCTGCCGACCTGCTCGTGTACCCCGTCCTGACCCGTGACCGGCAAGCCATGGCCGACCTCGTGCTGAACAGCCTCGGCCCGCTCACCGCGGCTCGCGGTGGCGCGGGGCCTCTCCTCGGCACCCTCACCGCCTACTTCGATTCGGGCTGCGTGGCCGCCGAGGCCGCCCGCCGCCTCTCGCTCAGCGTGCGGGCCCTGACCTATCGGCTGGAGCGCATCCACAAGCTCACCGGCGCCAACCCCGCCGATCCGGCTCACCGTTACATACTCCAGACCGCGGTGATCGGTGCCCGGCTGCTGGACTGGCCGAACGAGGAACTCTGA
- a CDS encoding flotillin family protein, translating to MNAITLGVGVLIAVTALAVLVVSQLFRKVEQGKALIVSKLRKVDVTFTGQVVLPVLHKAEVMDISVKAIEITRTGKDGLICRDNIRADIRITFFVKVSKTVEDVIKVAQAVGTARASDRDTLQELFHAKFSEALKTVGKQLDFTDLYTKRDELRYRIIEVIGVDLNGYHLEDAAIDYLEQTPLTQLDPANVLDAQGIRKITELTAVEHVRTNEAQRTEEKEITRQNVDAREAILELERRQVDAETKQKREIATVRAREEAETARVMEEERLRAQGAFLATEEKLGVQRENQAREVAVAAMNRERVIAVENERIEKDRLLEVIARERETQLTRIAAEKEVEAEKREIAEVIRERVAVDRTVAEQEESIKKLRAVEEAERQRQAVIIAAEAEAQEKLVKDIKAAEAAEQVATHHASEELTLAEARLKTADLDARAKLRLAEGVQAEAAAEGLAAVQVRDKEADVIEKVGRAEAVATEARLRAEAEGAQVQALAEAAAIGEKLKAEAEGLTQKAAAMAALDDASRGHEEYRLRIQADKEIRLAGLDVQRQVAEAQATVIATGLENADINIVGGESVFFDRLVSSIALGKGVDGFIQHSETAQALAGPWLDGTSSFTDDLSRILGSVSTADVQNLTVSTLLMKLMRTGGADSGRLQQLLDKAGELGLADKPLTALNGKAVHA from the coding sequence ATGAATGCCATCACTCTGGGCGTCGGCGTGCTCATCGCCGTCACCGCACTCGCCGTCCTCGTCGTCTCCCAGCTGTTCCGCAAGGTGGAGCAGGGCAAGGCGCTGATCGTCTCCAAACTGCGCAAGGTCGATGTGACCTTCACAGGGCAGGTCGTGCTGCCCGTGCTGCACAAGGCCGAGGTCATGGACATCTCGGTGAAGGCCATCGAGATCACGCGGACCGGCAAGGACGGGCTGATCTGCCGGGACAACATACGTGCCGACATCCGGATCACGTTCTTCGTGAAGGTCAGCAAGACGGTCGAGGACGTCATCAAGGTCGCCCAGGCGGTCGGGACCGCGCGGGCGAGTGACCGGGACACGTTGCAGGAGCTGTTCCACGCGAAGTTCTCCGAGGCGCTGAAGACCGTCGGCAAGCAGTTGGACTTCACCGACCTGTACACCAAGCGCGACGAGCTGCGGTACCGGATCATCGAGGTCATCGGCGTCGACCTGAACGGTTACCACCTGGAGGACGCGGCGATCGACTACCTGGAGCAGACGCCGCTGACCCAGCTCGACCCGGCCAACGTCCTCGACGCCCAGGGCATCCGCAAGATCACGGAGCTGACGGCCGTCGAGCACGTGCGCACCAACGAGGCCCAGCGCACCGAGGAGAAGGAGATCACGCGGCAGAACGTCGACGCCCGTGAAGCCATCCTGGAGCTGGAGCGCCGGCAGGTCGACGCGGAGACCAAGCAGAAGCGGGAGATCGCGACCGTACGGGCCCGGGAGGAGGCCGAGACGGCGCGGGTGATGGAGGAGGAGCGGCTGCGGGCGCAGGGCGCGTTCCTGGCCACGGAGGAGAAGCTCGGCGTGCAGCGCGAGAACCAGGCTCGCGAGGTCGCCGTCGCCGCGATGAACCGCGAGCGGGTCATTGCCGTCGAGAACGAGCGCATCGAGAAGGACCGCCTTCTCGAAGTCATCGCGAGGGAGCGGGAGACGCAGCTGACCCGGATCGCCGCCGAGAAGGAAGTCGAGGCGGAGAAGCGGGAGATCGCCGAGGTCATCCGGGAGCGGGTCGCGGTGGACCGTACGGTCGCCGAGCAGGAGGAGTCCATCAAGAAGCTGCGTGCCGTGGAGGAGGCGGAGCGGCAGCGGCAGGCCGTGATCATCGCCGCCGAGGCGGAGGCGCAGGAGAAGCTGGTCAAGGACATCAAGGCCGCCGAGGCAGCCGAGCAGGTGGCAACGCACCACGCGTCCGAGGAACTCACCCTGGCCGAGGCCCGGTTGAAGACGGCCGACCTCGACGCCCGCGCCAAGCTCCGCCTCGCCGAGGGCGTCCAGGCCGAAGCCGCCGCCGAAGGGCTCGCCGCCGTCCAGGTCCGCGACAAGGAAGCCGATGTCATCGAGAAGGTCGGCCGTGCGGAGGCCGTCGCCACCGAGGCCCGGCTGCGGGCCGAAGCGGAGGGCGCGCAGGTCCAGGCACTGGCGGAGGCCGCGGCCATCGGCGAGAAGCTCAAGGCCGAGGCGGAGGGTCTGACCCAGAAGGCCGCCGCGATGGCCGCCCTTGACGACGCCTCGCGCGGCCACGAGGAGTACCGGCTGCGCATCCAGGCGGACAAGGAGATCCGCCTCGCCGGGCTCGACGTACAGCGCCAGGTCGCCGAGGCACAGGCCACGGTGATCGCCACCGGGCTGGAGAACGCCGACATCAACATCGTCGGCGGCGAGTCGGTCTTCTTCGACCGGCTGGTGTCCTCGATCGCGCTCGGTAAGGGCGTCGACGGCTTCATCCAGCACTCCGAGACCGCGCAGGCGCTGGCCGGGCCCTGGCTGGACGGCACCTCCAGCTTCACCGACGACCTGAGCCGCATCCTCGGCTCGGTCTCCACGGCCGACGTGCAGAACCTGACCGTATCGACGTTGCTGATGAAGCTGATGAGGACCGGCGGGGCCGATTCGGGGCGGCTCCAGCAACTGCTCGACAAGGCAGGCGAGTTGGGTCTGGCGGACAAGCCGCTCACCGCACTCAACGGCAAGGCCGTCCACGCCTGA
- a CDS encoding DNA repair ATPase, which translates to MTTGPDTGTHEPLDTGTHGPLDTGAYEVLRDRLTTQAAELAHRTEALNARRGEEFGSMRLELAGTERLRTEHAVAPRDIVAVGDVLLFGYNAVPSREADTSVGDVLALHDRNLRRLPDDAVPGLLDDPAFVREFAALHRYYRQARLLRLRGLDGKVLAVFQTGEKTDDVRVLRWTLSADGRATFLDARGDRDHILPPSHDVDWTATTRDDHVLGRHPHVSIGGEVFVSTVGGTLTVKTDDDTETGEGVHTEPVDEPLQALADADIAHTRVGALILLRVRPYKEDTDRHLVFNTLTRAVVRLDDIGRACRRLPDDQGIAFPGGYCLATGSHKTYDLDTADLEFEREIRSPNGEDVLYAFHARAEGRSLLLPYNTIRKEMAAPLSCHGWALLDDGALVVLRADGDEPQRVHPAQLWNSPYVSDTHAAAQPVGTGPLARVGNADLVRGIAGCLSITGAVAETTPTSEVYEALVAACVRVADTHHWLADPELGDLHTPLAQVRATAEQVLAEFETVQALTRQAADALAEAAERIAAVVRRLRGEAPRAAAAWVTGLTELRHAQGHLLTLKEMRYADTARIDALASDSEADLAAFGQRAVAHLAREDAFAGHHADVERLVADAEAIATVADTAPMVARLDELAQGMGVVTEVVAGLDIGEATVRTSVLERIAEVLGGVNRARAILETRRRSLLDQESRAGFAAEIGLLGQAVVGALAVADSPDACDEQLARLLVQVESLESRFAEFDDFLDVLADQRDEVHEVFSARKQTLADTRARHAERLADSAARVLGTVARRAAALTDADAVTTYFTSDPMPVKVRRIADELRELGDQVRAEELDGRLKAARQEALRGLRDRADLYSDDGRALRLGHHRFAVNTQPLDLTLVPHGDGLAFAVTGTDYRSPVTDPDFTTTRPYWARPLPSESPEVYRAEHLAARLLDEHGPEALAEADLPALVRQAAETAYDEGYERGVHDHDATAILTALLRLHDAAGLLRHEPGARAAAQLFWEHATTAEARAGWTRRAVSLARARETFGLAPAIAELRAELAEAIGGECASSAAAYLFEELTTGPDGFVISAGTRTMLDKFRSTVGTSAYDDDLTALDDLTTRKQLVEAWLSSYASSTGLDITPGELAQAVAAELCPDLVRYESDAALTATVEGLLGAHPRITGRTLTVRIDELLARTQHFRLHEVPAHRAYQRRRTALVTAERTRIRLDECRPRVMSAFVRSKLIDEVYLPLIGDSLAKQLGTTGETRRTDTGGLLLLISPPGYGKTTLMEYVADRLGLILVKVNGPALGHTVTSLDPAEAPNATARHEIEKINFALEAGNNTLLYLDDIQHTSPELLQKFIPLCDATRRVEGVRDGEPRTYDLRGKRFAVCMAGNPYTESGSRFRVPDMLANRADVWNLGDVVTGKDDAFALSFIENALTSNQVLAPLAGRERADLDLLIRLAEGDGSSRADRLTHPYAPAELERILAVLRHLLTARQTVLAVNAAYIASAAQSDTTRTEPPFQLQGSYRNMNKIAQRIQPVMNDTELAALIDDHYTAEAQTLTTGAEANLLKLAELRGTLTAQQASRWAEVKAAYVRSQALGGPEDAPLPRAVAALGLLADRIAAIETAINRAADPRHLLANSQARHAAERQPGAEDH; encoded by the coding sequence ATGACGACCGGCCCGGACACCGGCACGCACGAGCCACTGGACACCGGCACGCACGGCCCGCTGGACACCGGTGCATACGAGGTACTGCGCGACCGCCTCACCACGCAGGCCGCCGAACTCGCCCACCGCACCGAGGCACTCAACGCCCGCCGCGGCGAGGAGTTCGGCTCGATGCGGCTGGAACTCGCCGGTACCGAGCGACTGCGTACCGAGCACGCCGTAGCGCCTCGGGACATCGTCGCCGTGGGAGACGTACTGCTCTTCGGCTACAACGCCGTCCCGAGCCGTGAGGCGGACACGAGTGTCGGCGATGTCCTGGCCCTGCACGACCGCAATCTTCGACGGCTGCCCGATGATGCCGTGCCCGGCCTGCTCGACGACCCCGCCTTCGTCCGGGAGTTCGCGGCCCTGCACCGCTACTACCGCCAGGCCCGTCTCCTCCGACTCCGCGGCCTCGACGGCAAGGTGCTCGCCGTCTTCCAGACCGGCGAGAAGACGGACGACGTCCGCGTCCTGCGCTGGACCCTGTCCGCCGACGGTCGGGCCACGTTCCTGGACGCACGCGGCGATCGTGACCACATCCTGCCGCCCTCCCACGACGTCGACTGGACGGCGACCACCCGCGACGACCACGTCCTCGGCCGCCATCCCCACGTCTCCATCGGTGGCGAGGTGTTCGTCTCCACCGTCGGCGGCACCCTCACCGTCAAGACCGACGACGACACCGAGACCGGTGAAGGCGTCCACACCGAGCCGGTCGACGAGCCGCTCCAGGCCCTCGCGGACGCGGACATCGCCCACACACGCGTAGGTGCCCTGATCCTGCTGCGCGTGCGCCCCTACAAGGAGGACACCGACCGCCACCTGGTGTTCAACACCCTCACCAGGGCCGTCGTCCGCCTCGACGACATCGGCAGGGCCTGCCGCCGCCTGCCGGACGACCAGGGCATCGCCTTTCCCGGCGGCTACTGCCTGGCCACCGGTAGCCACAAGACGTACGACCTCGACACGGCAGACTTGGAGTTCGAGCGGGAGATCCGCTCACCGAACGGCGAGGACGTGCTGTACGCCTTCCACGCGCGCGCCGAGGGCCGCAGCCTGCTCCTGCCGTACAACACGATCCGCAAGGAGATGGCCGCCCCGCTGTCCTGCCATGGCTGGGCGCTCCTCGACGACGGCGCGCTCGTGGTCCTGCGTGCCGACGGTGACGAGCCACAGCGGGTCCATCCCGCGCAGCTGTGGAACTCCCCGTACGTCTCCGACACCCACGCCGCCGCCCAGCCGGTCGGCACCGGCCCGCTGGCCCGCGTCGGCAACGCCGACCTCGTGCGGGGCATCGCCGGCTGCCTGTCCATCACCGGTGCCGTCGCCGAGACGACACCGACCAGCGAGGTGTACGAGGCGCTGGTGGCCGCCTGCGTCCGGGTGGCGGACACTCACCACTGGCTGGCCGACCCCGAACTCGGCGACCTCCACACCCCGCTGGCACAGGTGCGCGCCACGGCGGAACAGGTCCTGGCCGAGTTCGAGACCGTCCAGGCCCTGACCCGGCAGGCCGCCGACGCGCTCGCCGAAGCCGCCGAGCGGATCGCCGCGGTCGTACGGCGGCTGCGCGGTGAGGCACCGCGCGCAGCCGCCGCCTGGGTGACCGGGCTGACCGAGCTCCGCCATGCGCAGGGGCACCTGCTGACGCTCAAGGAGATGCGGTACGCGGACACCGCCCGCATCGACGCACTCGCCTCCGACTCCGAGGCCGATCTGGCCGCGTTCGGGCAGCGGGCCGTCGCACACCTGGCGCGTGAGGACGCCTTCGCCGGCCACCACGCGGACGTCGAGCGGCTCGTCGCGGACGCCGAGGCCATCGCGACCGTCGCCGACACCGCGCCGATGGTGGCCCGTCTCGATGAACTGGCCCAAGGGATGGGTGTGGTGACCGAGGTGGTCGCCGGGCTCGACATCGGTGAGGCCACGGTCCGCACGTCCGTACTGGAGCGCATCGCCGAGGTCCTCGGCGGAGTCAACCGGGCTCGTGCCATCCTCGAAACCCGTCGTCGCTCTCTCCTCGACCAGGAGAGCCGGGCTGGGTTCGCCGCCGAGATCGGGCTGCTGGGCCAAGCCGTAGTCGGGGCCCTCGCGGTGGCCGACAGCCCCGACGCGTGCGACGAGCAGCTCGCCCGCCTCCTGGTCCAGGTGGAGAGCCTCGAATCCCGGTTCGCCGAGTTCGACGACTTCCTCGACGTCCTCGCGGACCAGCGCGACGAGGTCCACGAGGTGTTCTCCGCCCGCAAGCAGACCCTCGCCGACACACGGGCCCGTCACGCCGAACGCCTGGCCGACTCCGCGGCCCGCGTCCTCGGCACCGTGGCCCGCCGGGCCGCCGCCCTGACGGACGCGGACGCGGTCACCACCTACTTCACCTCCGATCCGATGCCCGTCAAGGTCCGCCGCATCGCCGACGAACTGCGCGAGCTCGGCGACCAGGTGCGGGCCGAGGAGCTGGACGGCCGCCTCAAGGCCGCCCGGCAAGAGGCACTGCGCGGCCTGCGCGACCGCGCCGACCTGTACTCCGACGACGGCCGAGCCCTTCGCCTGGGCCACCACCGTTTCGCCGTGAACACCCAGCCCCTCGATCTCACCCTCGTCCCCCACGGCGACGGACTGGCCTTCGCGGTGACCGGGACCGACTACCGCTCCCCGGTCACCGACCCCGACTTCACCACCACCCGCCCGTACTGGGCCCGCCCCCTGCCCTCGGAGTCGCCCGAGGTCTACCGCGCGGAGCACCTCGCCGCCCGACTGCTGGACGAACACGGCCCCGAGGCCCTCGCGGAGGCCGACCTGCCCGCCCTCGTGCGACAGGCGGCGGAGACGGCGTACGACGAGGGCTACGAACGCGGCGTCCACGACCACGACGCGACCGCGATCCTCACCGCGCTCCTGCGCCTGCACGATGCCGCGGGTCTGCTCCGCCACGAGCCCGGCGCCCGTGCCGCGGCCCAGCTGTTCTGGGAACACGCGACGACGGCGGAGGCCCGCGCAGGCTGGACGCGGCGTGCGGTGTCGCTGGCCCGGGCAAGGGAAACGTTCGGCCTCGCCCCCGCCATCGCCGAGCTGCGGGCGGAACTGGCGGAGGCGATCGGAGGCGAGTGCGCGAGCAGCGCCGCCGCCTACCTGTTCGAGGAGCTGACCACCGGACCCGACGGCTTCGTCATCAGCGCCGGCACCCGCACGATGCTCGACAAGTTCCGCAGCACCGTGGGCACGTCCGCCTACGACGACGACCTCACCGCACTCGACGACCTGACCACCCGCAAGCAGCTCGTCGAGGCATGGCTCTCCTCGTACGCCTCCTCCACCGGCTTGGACATCACGCCCGGCGAACTGGCCCAGGCGGTGGCGGCCGAGCTCTGCCCGGATCTGGTCCGGTACGAGTCCGACGCGGCGTTGACCGCGACCGTCGAGGGCCTGCTCGGCGCGCACCCGCGCATCACCGGCCGCACGCTCACCGTCCGCATCGACGAACTCCTCGCCCGTACCCAGCACTTCCGACTGCACGAAGTCCCTGCCCACCGTGCCTACCAGCGCCGCCGGACGGCCCTGGTGACCGCCGAGCGCACGCGGATCCGCCTGGACGAGTGCCGGCCGCGTGTGATGTCCGCTTTCGTGCGGAGCAAGCTCATCGACGAGGTGTATCTCCCCCTCATCGGCGACAGCCTTGCCAAGCAACTCGGCACCACGGGCGAGACCAGGCGCACCGACACCGGTGGTCTGCTCCTGCTCATCTCCCCGCCCGGCTACGGCAAGACGACCCTCATGGAGTACGTCGCCGACCGGCTCGGCCTGATCCTGGTGAAGGTCAACGGCCCGGCGCTCGGCCACACCGTTACCTCGCTCGACCCGGCAGAGGCTCCGAACGCCACCGCCCGCCACGAGATCGAGAAGATCAACTTCGCGCTGGAGGCGGGCAACAACACCCTCCTGTACCTGGACGACATCCAGCACACCTCCCCGGAGCTGCTGCAGAAGTTCATCCCGCTGTGCGACGCCACACGCCGTGTCGAAGGTGTGCGGGACGGCGAGCCGCGCACTTATGACCTGCGCGGTAAGCGGTTCGCCGTATGCATGGCAGGCAACCCCTACACCGAGTCCGGCAGCCGCTTCCGCGTGCCCGACATGCTCGCCAACCGAGCCGACGTCTGGAACCTCGGCGACGTCGTGACGGGCAAGGACGACGCCTTCGCCCTCAGCTTCATCGAGAACGCCCTGACGTCGAACCAGGTGCTCGCTCCACTGGCCGGCCGCGAACGCGCCGACCTGGACCTCCTCATCCGCCTGGCCGAGGGTGACGGGTCGTCCCGCGCCGACCGCCTCACGCACCCGTACGCCCCCGCCGAGCTGGAGCGGATCCTGGCCGTCCTGCGCCATCTGCTCACCGCCCGGCAGACGGTTCTGGCGGTGAACGCGGCCTACATCGCCTCGGCGGCCCAGTCGGACACGACCCGCACCGAGCCGCCCTTCCAGCTCCAGGGCTCCTACCGCAACATGAACAAGATCGCCCAGCGCATCCAGCCCGTCATGAACGACACCGAACTCGCCGCGCTGATCGACGACCACTACACGGCCGAGGCCCAGACCCTCACGACCGGCGCCGAAGCCAACCTGCTCAAGCTGGCCGAGCTGCGCGGCACACTGACGGCGCAACAGGCGTCGAGGTGGGCAGAAGTGAAGGCAGCCTACGTCCGCTCCCAAGCACTCGGTGGTCCCGAGGACGCACCCCTGCCCCGCGCGGTCGCCGCGCTCGGCCTGCTCGCCGACCGGATCGCCGCGATCGAGACGGCGATCAACCGGGCCGCCGACCCGCGCCACTTGTTGGCGAACTCCCAGGCCCGCCATGCGGCGGAGCGGCAACCGGGAGCGGAGGACCACTGA